GTTGCGTGTCTTCTTCCCCCTCTTTCCGGGGGGAATCTTCCCACAGTGGGGAATGTACGTGACAGCGCAGAGGCAGGCAGAATGCCCCATATCACGGAGGGCTCATGCCACTATTTCGCCAGGGCGCTCAACGGCATCAATCGGACGTCTGCGGGAAGTCTGTCTCAGGGCAGGGGGTGAGCCGCTCAACGCCATTGCCATCACGTTCCCATTCGCTCAAGTCTTTTGCATGGGTCCTCGGCTGGTGTCTGCTGGGGCCGGCCTTCGCCTGGGGCGGGACCAATCCTGGGGCGGGAACGATTGTGGCGGCGGGGTTTGGCTATCAGGCCGGTGACGCTTCGACCATCACGGTGAAGACCTACGATGCCGAGAGCGGAGAGGTCTTGTCCGACGAGACCTATGAATTGAACGTGAAGGAAGAGGGGATTGCCAAGGGCATGCGGCCGGACGAGCGGATTTTCGCCGGAGGCGTAGGCCCTGGCGCGACCGATCTCTCGAATTTCGTGCTGCGCGTGTATGACGCCAAGACCGGGAAGTTTCAGTGGGAAGGCAACCTCAATTTGACGCCGCAGGATGCGGCAGGCCCAGGACAACGGGTCTCCACGCTTGAGCCTCGCCGGGCGACGGTGACGAGAATCGCTTCGACGTCCCCTTCCGCCTCCGCACCGTCCTTCCTCCTGCGCGCGCTCGATTCGTCAACGGGCGGATTGATGTGGGAGGATGAATTTACAACGGACGGCCGCCTCCGCATGGATCGGATCGCCAACCGGCTGGTGTCGGAGGGGCGTCGCGCGGCCTTGGCGCGTCCGTCGTTTGAGCTCCATATCCGCATGTTTGAGCGCGATGGCCGCCGTCTGCTGTGGGAGGACCAGGTGGTGCAGGGTGACGAGGATGAGGAACCGCAGCTGGAGCCTGTGGAAGATGAAGCGCGGGTGCTGCCGACCTGGCCGGGAGGGCATGAGCGGCATAGGTCAGAGGAGAAAATCTAGCCGCGTTTCTGTAGAAACGTATCCAGCCATTGCTGGTGGAATTGGTCGTAGGAGAGAAAGAGTTTCTCTTGCAGGGCCGTCGCGACGGTGGCCTTCGCTTTGAACGCGTTGAGGAGCTCGCCCACACGGCTCATGCCGAATCGGTCAATCAAATAGTGCGTCGCGGAGTTGGCCTCGAGGTACGCGAGCGTCGCGGCGTTGTGCGGTAACCGCCCCCAGCCCCCTTCCAAATATTTCAAGTGAATGACGGAGCCGCCATTCGGCATGGCCTGGTCGAGGTCCGGCCAGGGATCGCCGGCCAGTTGCATGGCCAGCCCTTCATTGAGCCAGACGGGCAGCGATGTGATCTGGCCTTCGAGACGGTCATGGAGGAGCGCGTGCACGTATTCGTGGCGGAGGACATGCGTCAGCCACTGCGTATCGGTGGTGGCGCCCTGTGTCGGAATCTGAATGCGGCCGAGGACCGGATCGTAGAGGCCATCGGCCCAGGCCGGACTCCCGGTGGCCGATTGGAAGGTGTCTTTGGTGTGGAGCACGACGACGATGGGTTTGGCCGGAAAGTGGTTCAAGCGCTGGCCGACGTCGCGATAGGCATCTTCCAGAATTTCCAGCACGGTCGTCCAGGTGCCTTGGTCCTCTCCCCCATCGTATTTGACCATGAAATGGGTGCTGTTCCGTGCCGTCATGCGTGATTCCACTGCGTCCGTATGGCGCACTTTGGCCGTGACCGTGGCCAGGTAGGACTGCACGCGGGGATCTTTCCCGGCCCGCTCCGTCGCCTGAGCCAGATGTGTGGCGGCTTCGGCCAGGTGATCCTGCTCGTAGAGAAGATCGGCCATTGCGAGGTGGGGAAAGGCTTCATGGGGAGCGAGACCGATCAACGTGGTGAGAAAGGTCTGATCGAGAGCCGGGTCGCGCAGTTCCCAATAGGCGTGGGCGAGATTCAGTTGGATGACCGGGTTGGTGCGGTCCAAGATGGCGGCCTTCTTGAAGGCTTTGACGGAGACTTTCGTGCCGTCGATTCGTTCCTGTTCAAGGCCCAGGTTGTTCCAGAGGATGGCGACATAGGGCACGGCTGTTTCGTCGGACAACAGGGAAGGGGACAGCTCGGTCAGTTTGCGTTCTGCCAGGGCGAAGTTCTTTTTCTCGATCTCGTCGCGAATCGCTTCCAGCAGCCGGCTGGAGGGGGAGTCCGGGACGATGGCCGGGTCGATCGTTCTGGCCTCTTTGAGTTCTTCATCGGTCGGGCCGGCCGGGGTTTGGGAGGCTGCCGGTGTCGCGGGGGAGGGCTCGCTGTCAGCAGCAGGCGAGACGGCCTCCGGGATGGTGGTCCAAAGCTCCTTCAAAAAGAGCTGATAGGCAATGAAGATCCCCAAGCAGAGGGCTAGGGGGATGAGAATGGGCGTAATGTTTCGGCGATACATCGTAACCTCGTGGCTGAGTGTAGCACCCGAGGCACGTACGACAAAGAATTCGGTGTATTCGCACGGGTGTGCGGTGAGAAGAGGCGCTGGGCCTGGCGCCCGGCTTCATTGAGTGCGTGGCGGGGGTATGTTACGATCCGCGCCAGTTATGCAGACTCCCTCCGAGTCCAGCGTGCCAGCGACGTTTCAGGAATGGCTCGACCGCCTGGCCAGGCCGATTGAATTCGCGACCAAAGACGCCTGCATCCACGCCGGCGCGGTAAAAAATCTGAGCTGTTTCGTGTCGAGCCAGGTGCAGTTGGCCTTGGCGCAGGAGGGGGTTCCCCCCGTCATTGAAACCCGTCTGCAATTTCTTCGCGAATTATTCATCGACTTTCAGCCCGGGCTTCCGCTGGCCGAACAGCAGCGGCGTCTTCGTGCCGCCTGTTCCATCTTAACCTTGCTGCGCGAGGCGGTGCGCGAGCCTCGATTCGGCCGTGCGGAGCCGGTCGAGCCGAGTCTGCCACCTGAGCGTCATGAACGGCAGGATCTGTGGAATCTGCCCATCCAGTTTGTAAAGGGCGTGGGGCCGAAACGGACCAGCCTGCTCCAGCGGCTGGGGATCGCGACGGTGGAAGATGCGTTGTGGACCGTCCCCTGGCGCTATGAAGACCGGTCGGTGATGACGCCGATCGGCAACCTGGTGCCGGGCATGGTGGCCTCGATTTGTGGCACGGTCGCCAAGTGCGACGCCAAGAAAACCAAGAATCGCCGCCTGTCGGTGCTGGAAGTCGGCATCGAAGATGAGACGGGGCGGATGCAGGTGGTGTTTTTCAATCAGCCGTACCTGGAAGAAGTGCTGGCAGTGGGGAAGCGTGTCATGCTGAGCGGGCGGGTGATTGCGGGACAGCAGGGCTGGATGGTGCCGCGCATGGATGTGGCGCAGTATGAGGTCGTGGGCGAGGCTGCGGAATCGGCGCTTCATGTGGGCCGCATCGTGCCGATCTATCATGAGACCAAAGGCTGGACCGCCCGCCAGTCGCGGGTGCTGGTGAAGACCCTCCTGGATGCGCATGCGCGGGACTTGCGGGATCCTTTGCCAGTCACGCTGCGGGCCCGCCAGCGGCTCATTCCGATTCAAGAAGCCATCCACGATGTGCATTTCCCCAAAGCCGGAGTGGACGCGCAATTGTTGGAGCGGGGCAAGACGCCTGCGCACCGGCGCCTGGCCTTCGAAGAATTGTTTCTCTTGCAGATGGCCCTGGCGGCCAGGCAGCGGTCGGTGCAGGAACAGCCGAAAGGGCTGACGTTCAATCCCCGGGCGCCGATCGTCGGGAAGTTAAGCGGGTTATTGCCGTTTAAGCTGACAGCGGCCCAGGATCAGGTCATCCGCGAGGTCTTTCGTGACATGGCTTCGCCGCGGCCGATGAATCGGCTGGTGCAAGGCGATGTTGGTTCGGGGAAGACGGTCGTGGCGCTGCATGCCATCGTGATGGCCTGCGGGTCTGGTTACCAGGCGGCCCTTATGGCACCGACGGAAATTCTGGCCGAGCAGCACTACCGCAACCTCAAGGGCACGTTGGAAGCGCTAGGGGTGAACGTTGCCTTGCTGCGCGGGAGCGACAAGGCGGCGGTGAAGAAGGCCCAGGCGGCGCAGCTCGTCTCCGGTGAGGTGCAGGTGGCCATTGGGACGCATGCGTTAATTCAGAAGGGCGTGGGCTTCAAGAATCTGGGGCTGGCGGTGGTCGATGAACAACACAAGTTCGGGGTGCTGCAGCGGAAGTCGCTGATCGACAAGGGCTACAAGCCGGACGTGCTGGTGCTCACGGCGACGCCGATCCCGCGTACCTTGGCGATGACCGTCTATGGCGATCTGGATGTGTCCGTCATCGACATGCTGCCGCCGGGGCGCCGGCCGGTGCGGACCTTTCTCTTCAGCGAATCGCAGCGCCGCCGGGCCTATCAGATTCTGAAAGATGAACTGCGCAACAAGCGCCAGGCCTATGTCGTGTACCCGTTAGTGGAAGAGTCGGAGAAGAGCGATTTGCAGGCGGCGATTCAAGGGGCCGAGCAGTTGCAGAACGGCGAGTTCGCCGAGTTCAGAGTCGGGTTGTTGCATGGGCGCATGAAGCCTGCTGAGAAAGACTCGGTCATGGCCGATTTCAAGGCCGGGAAGATTCATGTGCTGGTGGCCACCACGGTGATTGAGGTCGGGGTGGATGTGCCGAACGCCACGACGATGATGATCGAGCATGCCGAGCGATTCGGATTGGCGCAGCTGCATCAATTGCGTGGACGGGTGGGGCGCGGGGCCGAGCAATCCTACTGTTTGCTTATGGCAACGTGGCTCGCACGGAGCCGTCCGAAACTCGGGCGCCAGCCGCCCGGTGGGGAGGAGCCTGGTTCCAACGCGCGGGAACGGCTGGATGCCCTGGTGCAATCGAACGACGGGTTTGTGATCGCGGAAGAAGATTTGCGCATCAGAGGGCCGGGGGAGTTCTTCGGATTCCGGCAATGGGGCATGCCCGAGTTTCGCGTGGCCAACATCGTGCGGGACAGCGATCTCTTGCAGCAGGCGAGGCAGGAGGCGTTCGCTCTGTTGAAGCAGGACCCGCACCTGAGCGCACCGGGGCATCAAGGCCTGAAAGAGGCGATGCTCAGAAAATGGGAGCAGAAATTGGAACTGGGGTCGATCAGCTAAAGATAGGCGAGGGGTGCGAGGCTAGAGGCAAGGAGGATCGGAGTATTTTCCTCTCGCCACCTGCCCCTGACCTCTAGCCGGGAGTTCTTATGGGACTATTACAACGAATCAAAGATGATCTTCGTACAGGCATCGCCACGCTGCGATTGGGCACAGCGCATGCTGCCAGCCGGGCGCTGGAAGAAACGGAATTGCTCCGGATGCGGCTGGAGGTCCGGAAGATCGATCAGCAATTATCGGATCTCTATAAAGACATCGGCGAGCGGGCGGTCGAGATGAAAGAGCGGGGCGAGACGGCGGAGCGTGTCATGTACGACGAAGATATCGGCCGGGTGGTGCGCGAGATTCAGCAGCTCAAAGAGGCCCGGAAGAAACTCGAAGCTGAAATGGACGAGATTCGGAACGAGCAATGACTCAATCGCCTGCCCGCACCCTTCGATTGGCCGGCATCGATATTGGCACGCTGACCTGCCGGCTGCTCATCGCTGATTTGCCGACCGGCACTCCTCTGAAAGAACTTTATTCAGACCGGCGCATCCTTCGCCTGGGCGAAGGCGTCGATCAGGCGAGGCGGTTGAGCTCTGCCGCGATGGATCGGGTGATTCACTGTTTGCGGGAGTGGAATACGATTATTGAGAGCTACCATGTAGATGGCATTGCCGTCGTGGCCACGAGCGCCGTCCGCGATGCGGCCAATCGCGCTGAGTTTTTGGATCGTGTGAAGCGCGAAGCCGGATTCGATGTCGAAGTGATCAGCGGCGATGAAGAAGCGAAGCGCACCTTGCTCGGCATTCGCTCCGGTCTTCCTGCCGGCGTGACTGATATGCTGGCGCTGGACATCGGCGGCGGGAGCACCGAGTTCATCCTGGATCGGCCAGGCCAGGCCCCGATCGTCCGCTCCATCGACATCGGTGTGGTGCGTCTGTGCGAGAGGCTGCTTCACCATGATCCTCCAACGAGCGAAGAGCTTCAGCAGGCAAGGGACTGGGTGGCACGGGAAACCAAGGCCGCTGTCGCCGAGATGAAGGGCTACGAGACCGCCACCTTCGTGGGAACCGCCGGAACCATTACCTCCCTCGCCGCAATGGCGCAGAGGCTGCCCGCCTACGAACCGGCCCGCATCCACAATTATCGCCTGACGCTCTCAACCGTTCAGGAACTCGAACAGACTCTGCTGAGCCGTAAGAAGGCCGACCGTATGGGCCTGCCTGGCCTGGAAAAGAACCGCGAAGAAGTCATCGCCGCCGGCGCCATCATCATCTGCACGATCATGGAGACGCTGGGGATGGCGAGCGTACTGGTGAGTGACTTGGGGTTGAGGGAAGGGGCGTTGATTAATGTGGCAATGCGAGGGTCTATTTAAATAGTACTTCAATGGGCCAGCCCTTTGCCTCTTGCTAGCGGTTATCGAGGTTCGATAACATAGCCCCGTGATTGAATCCTTTGCTAACAGACTTGCGGAAGACCTTTTCGATGATCGGCGATCGAAAGCCGTTCTACGATTCCCACCAGATTTGATACGAACGGCCCGTCGTAAGCTGCTCTATTTGCACGATGCTTCGGAGGTCGGCGACCTTCGTCAACCTCCGGGGAATCGATTGGAAGCGTTGAAAGGTGAATGGAAAGGCTTTCACTCCATTCGGATCAACGATCAATGGCGGATGGTTTTTCGTTGGCATGACGGCAATGCCTACGAGGTTCAAGTAATTGATTATCATTGAGGTTCCAGATATCTGGAGGAGAGAGCCATGAGACTTCCTAAAAACCCTTTTCACCCCGGCGAGATGTTGCTCGAAGAGTTTCTTGTTCCCGGAAAGATGACTCAAACCGCGCTGGCGCAAAAGCTTGGCTGGACGCGAGCACGTCTGAACGAGCTGATCAAAGGGAAACGCGACATCACGGCGGATTCCGCCCTGGATCTAGCGCGAGTTCTTGGCACTTCGGCCAAACTCTGGATGAACCTTCAGGCCACGTTCGATCTCGACAAGGCGATGCGCCGGAGAAAGATTGCCTGACCTGTCTGTGTCGTCAAGGAATATGAAAATTTAAGGGGGATGTATGTTGGAGCTTAGCGGTTGGCGGAGAACCTCATGAATAAAGACGCCAGGCGCATTTCCTTTTATCCCCATCATGGAAGTGTGATGCATCGAATAATCCTGACAGTGGTGTTGCTGGGTTCCAGTACTACAGTGGGCGCAACAGCCGCTGACGATGGCCCGCAATCAAGCGGAACCGGCTTTGTTGTAAGTCGCCAAGGCCATATCCTGACCAACCATCATGTCGTGGAAGGGTGCATATCAGTTCGAGCCACCGTAGAAGGTATCCAGAAGGAATTAGCGGTTATAGGGACCGATCCGAGAAATGATCTCGCCGTCCTCAAACTACCTGGCGCCATGCCGAGCACTGCTCATTTTCGTGAAGGGCGGAATATTCGGGCGGGGGACAGTGTGGTCTTGGTCGGATTCCCCTTACATGGAGTGTTGGCCTCTGAAGCTAATATAACGACGGGAACGGTGAGTGCCCTGGCTGGGCTAGGCAACGATACGCGTTTCCTTCAAATGACCGCTCCTGCTCAGCCAGGCAATAGCGGTGGCCCCGTCTTCGATCAGAGTGGCCAGATCGTGGGTGTTGTCGTGAGCAAGTTGGACGCCTTGAAGGTCGCCAAAGTAACAGGGGACATTCCACAGAATATTAACTTTGCCATTAATGGTGCCGTGGCCAAGGCATTTCTTGACTCCCACGGTGTTGGCTATGAAACAGCTGCTTCAGGGAGGAAATTGGAGTCCGCGGAGATTGGGGCAGCGGCAAAGCAGTTCACATTCCTGCTGGAGTGCTACTCCGAAAAGATTGGTGCAGAACATCGTGCTCTTGAGGCGGAGCGTCGTTCCTTGGAAGCAGAGCGGCGAGCCTTGGATGATGAACGTCGAGCCTTAGCAGAGGCACGTCGGACCGACCAGGAGGCCCGTGAGCGAGCACTTCGCTTGGATCAGGAAGAGCGTGTCCGGAAGGCACAAGTAGCTGCAGAACAACAACTCCTGCAGCGTCAGAAAGAATTGGCAGAGGCGCAAGCCGCTAGCGAGCGAGTGATCCGGTTTCATCAAGAAGAGAGTGAACGGGAAGCCCGAGAGAACGCGCAGTCGCAGATGGAAGTTGAGCGTCTAGCCCAGGAAACTGCAGGGCAGGAGCAGCGCGATCGAGCCGACCGTATGCTTGAGCAGACGAAGCAGAGAAAGCCGATTGTGGCTGTTCGCATCAATGGCAATGACGGTGCGCCGATGATATTGGTGCCAGAGGGGGAGTTCCTTTATGGGGAAGATAACCAGAGATTGTCACTGCCAGGCTTTTATCTAGACACATTCGAGGTAACCACCAAGGCGTATGCTGCGTTCATGGAGGCGACTGGTCATAGTAAACCTGAACATTGGGGTGATGTCAGCCTTGATAGACATGGGATGCTACCCGTGATTGGAGTCGAGTACGCGGACGCTGTGGCGTATTGCCATTACTATGGCAAACGCCTTCCGACCGAATAGGAATGGGAGAAAGGGGCAAGGGGGACAGATGGGCGGATGTATCCGTGGGGGAACACGGAACCCACTAAGGATTTGGCTAACTATTGGGGGCAATTCTGCAACTTCTTTTGTAACGTATATGCGGAAAAGCTTAAGCCGGTAAATAGCCATGTGAGTGGTCGAAGTCCGTACGGTATCCATAATATGGCAGGGAATGCGTGGGAATGGGTGGAAGGAAGACAGCTTCGTGGAGGCTCGTGGTTGAGCAATACATATACACCAGGGCTTGGCTTGAAGATTTGGGAGCGGACAGGGGAAGTCGGCGTGACTTATGGGAAACGGTATCTTCTTGGCTTCCGCTGTGCCCAGGATGTCCGCTAGTTCTGCTGGTTTAGCTTCAATTATTTTTGCTTCGTTGCCGGGATTATCATCACGAATCGTGTTGCCTTGTTGGAGTGTTCATCGTGCTTGTGAGCGACTTGGGAATGCAGGCTGGGTGTTTCAATTTGTGACTCCAACAGGATGAAAGCAAGGGGCAGATATGATCAGGCTATAGGATATAAGGGAGCAGTTTGGTAAGACGATGACGCCAGATGAATGCAATAAATGGCTTGAATGGGTGCGTGTCACGAGTATTCCGCTTAAGCGGATAGGGCCAGACAATACTCCTATTGATATTGCGTCGGGTTGCTTTGTTACCTGCCAAGACCGGAGGTTTATCTTAACCGTATCCCATGCAGTAGAATTGGGTTCGTCAGACTGGGTCATTGAGCTAGGCTACGACAATACTAGGGGAGCCGAATTCTACCAAGGGGCCCGATTCTGCTATCCTGGCGAGATTAATCGACGAACAGGCGAGAGCGCTGGAGCTGATTTTGCTTTTGCCGAGGTTCCTGCTGATCTTGAATCAGCGTTCCATCTTCTGACACCATTTGGACTAATGTCGGCGAAACGACAGCGCCATGTGTTTGACCTGGAGTCCGCAGGAAATCCTGATGTGGATGAACTGTATGCGTTCACTGGTGAGATCTATCCAAGGCTAGATTCATCCGGTCTAACTACCCAACCAGTCATTTATCCCGGGCTGCGGTATGTTGAAAGCGCCGGCGCCTATCATATGTTCAGATTGCCTGTGCCTCACCCTGGGCACGATGATTTTGGTGGTTGCAGCGGCGCCCCGATTGTAGATACCAAGGGAAATTTGGTGAGTCTTGTCTCCGGCGGAATCATAGAAAAGAACGTTATCTTAGGAATAGCGTTGTCTCGTTATAAATTCGCAGTTGAATTCTACTGCAAAAATATTCGTCCCGCTTAAAATGGCTCCAAGGTCTGAGGCCTGTTGGATTATTGTTTGACTGTTGTGAATGAGAGGGGCCTTCTGCTTTTCACGGCTGCTGCCTGACCATCACGGTCTGCAATTTCGCGTGGTTTTTATAGGGAAATATTGTGGATCAGGAATCGGTAGTTCAAATTCACCAGCTCGTTGGCACGGTGGCCGAAGCCCTTCGAGCCGACAGCGCCGATGCAAATCGACAAACTAACGTATTGACTGAAGGACTGAGGAGTGAGCTTCAACTTATCGCTGAAGGGTTCCAAATACATCTCGACCGGCGTCATGCCGATGATTGAGCGTATCTAGATGAGCAATTCGGAGAAACCCGCTCGGTCGCATCCCAACGTCACTTGCGCGACGAATGAGCATAGTTCGAGCATGAAAAAGAAAACGACAAAGTCGAGCGGCAATGTCTTTGCGGACCTCGGGTTCGATCCGGCTGAGGCGGTCGTGCTCCAGATGCGCTCCAATTTGATGAGCGATCTTCGCCTCTACATCGAGAAGCAGAAACTCACCCAGGCGGAAGCGGCCAAGCGCTTGGGTATCGCACAGTCCCGCGTGTCCGATCTCGTGCGCGGCAAATGGGATAAGTTCAGCCTCGAAATGCTGATTACGCTCGAAGCCCGTCTGGGGCGTACTGTGCGGGTTGAATTTGCAGCCTAACGAGTCGGGGTTTCCGCTATAGTTGAGGGGGTATGGTGAGAGCACGTATCACCCCAGTACATCCTGGTGTCTACCTTAGGGAGATCCTTGAAGAGCTATGCTTGTCGCAGTATCGACTGGCTCAGGAACTTGGCGTTCCTGCTATGCGCATTAGCCATGTGGTGCGTGGGCAGCGGTCTATGACGGCAGAGTTGGCGTTACGCCTGGGCCGCTATCTCGGCCAGAGTCCGCAGTATTGGCTTCACTTGCAGAGCCGCTACGATCTTGAAGTTGCTGAGGATCAGATCGGACTCCGCGTAATGAAAGAAGTGCGGAGGTCAAAGGCTGTTGCGTAGAGGGGCGATTCTTGCTGGCGCTGCTTCACAGCACTCCAAGCCAATTTTTACGCCTCACGCCTTACATTTCACGCCTTATTTCTGCGAATACCACCGATAGCCCTTGGTCTCGGTGAATTGGGCTTTCGGGGCTCCGCCGGGCTTTTCCAGCAATAGCACTTTGAAGTCGATGAGGCCGAACCAGGCGGGATCGACCACGTCGTGGTAGTGCGCGCCGTGGATTTTGGGGAGTATGTCGCCGAGCGCCTGCTTCAGCTCGCTTTCGGTGTAGGCGCGGACAGTGAAGGGCTTGTTCATGGCCTGGCAGAACCGCTGAATAGTATAGGCCGCGCCGGTGCAGAGCACCTTCGTGTCCGGCTTGATCGCCAGGAATTGGGGGAGCGAGAGGTAGCGCTCTTGGAAGCCCAGCCAGCGCACGGCCTGTTTCAAGTGGGAATATTGCACTTCATACTCGGTATGGCCCGGCAGCTTCACCGGGGCGGGCCAGCCTTCTTCAATGCCGAATTCGGTCAGGAAGGCATGGCCTCCTGGTTTCAGCACCCGCCAGAGTTCGGCGACGAAGCGGATGGGGCCTAAATTGAAAATCACCTCGTCGGGTGGATTCGTTTCGATCGGAAGGCGGAGCCGTCTGATCCAGTCCAGGGCTTCCTGGTGCTGCTCGGTCTCACCCTTGTTGGTGAGCAGCTCCTGGCGCGTCAGTTTGACCGGCGTCATGTCGGCCATATTTTCGTTGTCGATGACGAGATCGACGGAGTTGTCCGTGAAGGGCAGCGCTTCGGCATTCGCTCGCGTGCCGAGTCCGCCCCAGCCGCCTTCTTGGGCCCGCTTGGTCTGGAGCTTCAGGAACGGACTGGTGATGTCGAGTGAGATGTATTTAATGGACTGTCTTTCGAACGGAAGCAGTTCTTTGCCCAGTTCGCGCGCAACATAGCCGAGCCCGCCGCCGATTTCGAGGATGACTTTCGGTTTGGGATTGAACCAGCCCAGCTTGCGGAGTTGCCGCATGAGGAGCCGGCCATAGGTGAGCCCGGCGAGCGCGTCGTTCGGCTCACGGAACAGGTGTGAGACGGTGGTTTCGATCAGGTCGAAGTGGCCGTCGTCCTCTGCGCTGTGGGTCAGCTCGTGATGATGGAAGTCTTCCAGGTGCTCTTCTCCCTCGAACCCTTCCTGCCCGGACCAGCCTTCGCGGATCTGCTGGAGG
The Nitrospira sp. genome window above contains:
- a CDS encoding peptidase MA family metallohydrolase translates to MYRRNITPILIPLALCLGIFIAYQLFLKELWTTIPEAVSPAADSEPSPATPAASQTPAGPTDEELKEARTIDPAIVPDSPSSRLLEAIRDEIEKKNFALAERKLTELSPSLLSDETAVPYVAILWNNLGLEQERIDGTKVSVKAFKKAAILDRTNPVIQLNLAHAYWELRDPALDQTFLTTLIGLAPHEAFPHLAMADLLYEQDHLAEAATHLAQATERAGKDPRVQSYLATVTAKVRHTDAVESRMTARNSTHFMVKYDGGEDQGTWTTVLEILEDAYRDVGQRLNHFPAKPIVVVLHTKDTFQSATGSPAWADGLYDPVLGRIQIPTQGATTDTQWLTHVLRHEYVHALLHDRLEGQITSLPVWLNEGLAMQLAGDPWPDLDQAMPNGGSVIHLKYLEGGWGRLPHNAATLAYLEANSATHYLIDRFGMSRVGELLNAFKAKATVATALQEKLFLSYDQFHQQWLDTFLQKRG
- the recG gene encoding ATP-dependent DNA helicase RecG: MQTPSESSVPATFQEWLDRLARPIEFATKDACIHAGAVKNLSCFVSSQVQLALAQEGVPPVIETRLQFLRELFIDFQPGLPLAEQQRRLRAACSILTLLREAVREPRFGRAEPVEPSLPPERHERQDLWNLPIQFVKGVGPKRTSLLQRLGIATVEDALWTVPWRYEDRSVMTPIGNLVPGMVASICGTVAKCDAKKTKNRRLSVLEVGIEDETGRMQVVFFNQPYLEEVLAVGKRVMLSGRVIAGQQGWMVPRMDVAQYEVVGEAAESALHVGRIVPIYHETKGWTARQSRVLVKTLLDAHARDLRDPLPVTLRARQRLIPIQEAIHDVHFPKAGVDAQLLERGKTPAHRRLAFEELFLLQMALAARQRSVQEQPKGLTFNPRAPIVGKLSGLLPFKLTAAQDQVIREVFRDMASPRPMNRLVQGDVGSGKTVVALHAIVMACGSGYQAALMAPTEILAEQHYRNLKGTLEALGVNVALLRGSDKAAVKKAQAAQLVSGEVQVAIGTHALIQKGVGFKNLGLAVVDEQHKFGVLQRKSLIDKGYKPDVLVLTATPIPRTLAMTVYGDLDVSVIDMLPPGRRPVRTFLFSESQRRRAYQILKDELRNKRQAYVVYPLVEESEKSDLQAAIQGAEQLQNGEFAEFRVGLLHGRMKPAEKDSVMADFKAGKIHVLVATTVIEVGVDVPNATTMMIEHAERFGLAQLHQLRGRVGRGAEQSYCLLMATWLARSRPKLGRQPPGGEEPGSNARERLDALVQSNDGFVIAEEDLRIRGPGEFFGFRQWGMPEFRVANIVRDSDLLQQARQEAFALLKQDPHLSAPGHQGLKEAMLRKWEQKLELGSIS
- a CDS encoding Ppx/GppA phosphatase family protein, which encodes MTQSPARTLRLAGIDIGTLTCRLLIADLPTGTPLKELYSDRRILRLGEGVDQARRLSSAAMDRVIHCLREWNTIIESYHVDGIAVVATSAVRDAANRAEFLDRVKREAGFDVEVISGDEEAKRTLLGIRSGLPAGVTDMLALDIGGGSTEFILDRPGQAPIVRSIDIGVVRLCERLLHHDPPTSEELQQARDWVARETKAAVAEMKGYETATFVGTAGTITSLAAMAQRLPAYEPARIHNYRLTLSTVQELEQTLLSRKKADRMGLPGLEKNREEVIAAGAIIICTIMETLGMASVLVSDLGLREGALINVAMRGSI
- a CDS encoding type II toxin-antitoxin system RelE/ParE family toxin: MIESFANRLAEDLFDDRRSKAVLRFPPDLIRTARRKLLYLHDASEVGDLRQPPGNRLEALKGEWKGFHSIRINDQWRMVFRWHDGNAYEVQVIDYH
- a CDS encoding HigA family addiction module antitoxin, translating into MRLPKNPFHPGEMLLEEFLVPGKMTQTALAQKLGWTRARLNELIKGKRDITADSALDLARVLGTSAKLWMNLQATFDLDKAMRRRKIA
- a CDS encoding helix-turn-helix transcriptional regulator, which produces MKKKTTKSSGNVFADLGFDPAEAVVLQMRSNLMSDLRLYIEKQKLTQAEAAKRLGIAQSRVSDLVRGKWDKFSLEMLITLEARLGRTVRVEFAA
- a CDS encoding HigA family addiction module antitoxin — encoded protein: MVRARITPVHPGVYLREILEELCLSQYRLAQELGVPAMRISHVVRGQRSMTAELALRLGRYLGQSPQYWLHLQSRYDLEVAEDQIGLRVMKEVRRSKAVA
- a CDS encoding class I SAM-dependent methyltransferase; translated protein: MKPVAAVQEPLHLTGETLNLLAWHIPDLVAYQHREDEYWLAPLDDNFPLIRLNLTGIEMLKSMNGHITVGALLEKYGNKVCGPDGQPGQWHLERWATPNYSLCYFGTEPPGGHRHKAKWDILLQQIREGWSGQEGFEGEEHLEDFHHHELTHSAEDDGHFDLIETTVSHLFREPNDALAGLTYGRLLMRQLRKLGWFNPKPKVILEIGGGLGYVARELGKELLPFERQSIKYISLDITSPFLKLQTKRAQEGGWGGLGTRANAEALPFTDNSVDLVIDNENMADMTPVKLTRQELLTNKGETEQHQEALDWIRRLRLPIETNPPDEVIFNLGPIRFVAELWRVLKPGGHAFLTEFGIEEGWPAPVKLPGHTEYEVQYSHLKQAVRWLGFQERYLSLPQFLAIKPDTKVLCTGAAYTIQRFCQAMNKPFTVRAYTESELKQALGDILPKIHGAHYHDVVDPAWFGLIDFKVLLLEKPGGAPKAQFTETKGYRWYSQK